The following coding sequences lie in one Rutidosis leptorrhynchoides isolate AG116_Rl617_1_P2 chromosome 6, CSIRO_AGI_Rlap_v1, whole genome shotgun sequence genomic window:
- the LOC139853825 gene encoding uncharacterized protein, producing the protein MTGSNNDINVSNHSPLFDSLRKDRVAPSLFEVNGNQYPFGYYLADGIYPDWTSLIKGYTTPIEEPRKKFTKFQASARKDVERTFGVLHGRFAILKTPARVMSVNKMRRIMYSCIVMHNMIQEDNGFALSTWEQEWLDKPENRPRRNIRRRVKDRRSREKEIRDRDVHDQLHEDLTAHIWNLPPNFRSMHN; encoded by the coding sequence ATGACGGGTTCAAACAATGACATTAATGTGTCAAATCATTCTCCGTTGTTTGATTCTCTTCGTAAGGATAGAGTCGCACCTTCACTGTTTGAAGTAAACGGAAACCAGTATCCCTTTGGTTACTACTTGGCGGACGGGATATATCCCGATTGGACATCACTAATAAAGGGGTATACGACTCCTATTGAAGAGCCTAGGAAAAAATTTACTAAATTTCAAGCGAGTGCTAGAAAGGATGTTGAGCGTACATTTGGTGTTTTACATGGTCGGTTTGCGATTTTAAAAACACCGGCACGAGTTATGAGTGTTAATAAGATGAGAAGGATAATGTATAGTTGTATTGTTATGCACAACATGATACAAGAAGATAATGGGTTTGCATTAAGTACTTGGGAACAAGAATGGTTAGATAAACCCGAAAACCGGCCTCGTCGGAATATTCGGAGAAGGGTCAAAGATCGTCGATCACGAGAGAAAGAGATTCGCGATCGAGACGTGCACGATCAACTTCATGAAGATTTAACGGCTCATATTTGGAACCTCCCGCCAAACTTTCGCTCGATGCATAACTAG